The Clostridium butyricum genome contains the following window.
ATTATAATACAAGGGGTAGAAAATTTCTATCTCTTTTATTTTAAAAGAAAATTTCTTCAATAGTTTTTTCGAGTGCATTAGCTATTTTTCGTGCTGTATCTAAATTACAAGTATTTTTTCTTTCTGCTTTTACTATAGTGCTTAATGATAGTTCTGT
Protein-coding sequences here:
- a CDS encoding helix-turn-helix transcriptional regulator: MTLKEMRIKKGLTQEELARKTELSLSTIVKAERKNTCNLDTARKIANALEKTIEEIFF